Proteins from a genomic interval of Yarrowia lipolytica chromosome 1E, complete sequence:
- a CDS encoding uncharacterized protein (Compare to YALI0E09152g, some similarities with uniprot|P27476 Saccharomyces cerevisiae YGR159c NSR1 nuclear localization sequence binding protein) has protein sequence MDRNTPQPPSRTLFVGNFPFEMTEPEVRDMLGRHGTVVGFRLVTERGPADNRRSKGYGFVEYSSIPEAERALESLRDVRIGQRQIRTAFTQDMQQHRAERAREGYGRDQGYGGRDGGQGYGRDGGRDYRSPHPDGPQSGYGGNQGYGGGQGYGQGQGYGSAQGYGGHGGQGYGGQGHGYDRQQSTPNPTTPNPSTPIPTPAPTLTTPDATSTVLSALQPNQLLDLIAHLKTLITKNPAEAAQILQVSEPITYAAVQAMLLMGLIDAKVVQQVVGGQQPQAPAHSTPQPQHVTPQPQAQHHVAAPTHLDPQQQQMINQVLALTDAQLASLPHDQRATLQQLRENYRRGIFS, from the coding sequence ATGGACAGAAACACGCCGCAACCGCCATCGCGGACACTTTTTGTCGGTAACTTTCCGTTTGAAATGACCGAGCCAGAGGTTCGAGACATGCTGGGACGACATGGCACAGTGGTGGGCTTCCGTCTGGTCACCGAACGAGGCCCAGCAGACAACCGACGATCAAAAGGATATGGATTTGTTGAGTACTCGTCGATACCCGAGGCCGAACGAGCTCTGGAGTCTCTCAGAGACGTGCGAATCGGTCAACGTCAGATCCGAACAGCCTTCACACAAGACATGCAGCAACATCGAGCAGAGAGAGCACGTGAGGGATATGGGCGAGATCAGGGATACGGTGGAAGAGACGGCGGACAGGGATACGGTCGAGATGGAGGTAGAGACTACCGATCTCCCCATCCTGATGGACCCCAGAGTGGATATGGGGGTAACCAGGGCTATGGTGGTGGCCAGGGATACGGCCAGGGTCAGGGATACGGTAGCGCACAAGGATATGGTGGCCATGGCGGTCAGGGATACGGTGGTCAGGGTCACGGATACGATCGTCAGCAGTCGACACCTAACCCCACTACCCCCAACCCCAGCACTCCGATTCCCACGCCTGCTCCTACGCTGACCACGCCCGACGCGACTTCCACCGTTCTTTCGGCTCTTCAACCcaaccagctgcttgatCTTATTGCTCATCTTAAGACTTTGATTACAAAGAACCCAGCCGAAGCGGCCCAGATTCTCCAGGTTTCCGAACCCATCACCTACGCAGCAGTCCAGGCCATGCTCCTGATGGGACTGATTGACGCGAAGGTTGTTCAACAGGTTGTCGGAGGTCAGCAGCCCCAGGCACCGGCACACTCCACTCCTCAGCCGcagcacgtgactccccAGCCTCAGGCTCAACATCACGTGGCGGCACCCACGCATCTGGAtcctcaacagcagcagatgaTCAACCAGGTGCTGGCTCTTACTGATGCCCAGTTGGCCTCCCTTCCTCATGATCAGAGAGCTACCCTGCAGCAGTTGAGAGAGAACTACCGAAGGGGTATCTTCAGTTAA
- a CDS encoding uncharacterized protein (Compare to YALI0E09276g, weakly similar to uniprot|P18898 Saccharomyces cerevisiae YGL155w CDC43 geranylgeranyltransferase beta subunit, similar to Saccharomyces cerevisiae CDC43 (YGL155W); ancestral locus Anc_2.312), whose product MEKTKHTKYFSRCLFLLPAQATSYDGNRLSIVYFCLSGLDLLGTLDQFIKTDEQRKEYIEWIYKQVVESGEGFRGSPTFKLCGHEHSESREGDNKYDPANLAATFFGLACLGILGDREIWTRLSRDKILSYVASCQRDDGSFGSFCIDGKVAPDYDMRYCYLATGIRQLARDTSERLSSSRDINIPAMVGHIKNTESFQGGIGQGQTGNVTEPHSGLTYCGLSALKNAGQLNNKEWGTTLEWLVGRQCDERTSETQVSESSKRDDNDSSEEEQGDPQTGGFNGRVGKLADTCYSFWVGASLASLGGTNYVSADLAREYLLNNTQNTLLGGFGKTPGEIPDPLHSYLGVCALSIFGQPGLGKVVPELCISEKAFETLTGGDSTSVAV is encoded by the exons ATGGAGAAAACTAAACACACAAAATACTTCAGCCGCTGcctgtttctgctgccaGCACAAGCGACTTCCTACGACGGAAACCGGCTCTCCATCGTCTACTTCTGCCTGAGCGGACTAGATCTTCTGGGAACCCTGGATCAGTTCATCAAGACAGACGAACAGAGAAAGGAGTACATTGAGTGGATCTACAAGCAGGTGGTCGAGTCTGGGGAGGGATTTCGAGGATCCCCCACGTTCAAGCTCTGTGGACATGAGCATAGCGAGTCACGAGAGGGAGACAACA AATATGACCCGGCTAACCTCGCAGCCACATTCTTCGGCCTTGCGTGTCTCGGCATCCTAGGTGACCGGGAGATCTGGACACGTCTATCGCGTGACAAAATTCTTTCGTATGTGGCTTCTTGTCAGCGTGATGACGGCAGTTTTGGATCCTTTTGCATTGATGGAAAGGTGGCCCCAGATTATGATATGAGATATTGTTACCTGGCCACTGGCATTAGACAACTGGCACGTGATACCTCAGAGAGATTGTCTAGTTCGCGAGACATTAACATCCCTGCTATGGTTGGCCATATCAAGAACACAGAGTCGTTTCAGGGAGGCATTGGACAAGGTCAGACGGGCAACGTCACCGAGCCGCACTCCGGACTGACATATTGCGGACTGTCAGCGTTGAAGAACGCCGGCCAACTGAACAACAAGGAGTGGGGAACAACGTTAGAATGGCTTGTGGGCAGGCAGTGTGACGAGAGAACAAGCGAGACGCAGGTGTCCGAGTCATCTAAGAGAGATGACAATGACTCGTCGGAGgaagaacaaggagacCCCCAGACTGGAGGTTTTAATGGCAGAGTTGGAAAACTGGCAGACACATGCTACTCATTCTGGGTGGGTGCTTCATTGGCCAGTCTGGGAGGTACGAATTATGTTTCGGCTGATCTGGCCCGTGAATATCTTCTCAACAACACTCAGAACACACTTCTGGGTGGCTTTGGTAAGACCCCCGGCGAGATTCCAGATCCTTTGCATTCTTATCTCGGCGTTTGTGCCCTGAGCATCTTTGGACAGCCAGGTTTGGGTAAGGTTGTTCCTGAGCTTTGCATTAGTGAGAAGGCCTTTGAAACGTTGACTGGAGGAGATAGCACGAGTGTGGCTGTATGA
- a CDS encoding uncharacterized protein (Compare to YALI0E09284g, similar to Saccharomyces cerevisiae YDL119C; ancestral locus Anc_2.313, similar to KLLA0E08877g Kluyveromyces lactis), producing the protein MAGKSKNHIYAGFTSGLVSAVVLQPFDLLKTRVQQSNGKSMVQVIKSLNTPLDLWRGTLPSALRMSVGSAMYFTCLNTVREAVAGGRRLTVGDRSTSSLPKLTNTENLISGGLVRGTVGLLVMPITVIKVRYESSTYHYKSIVDAATSIYKHNGMRGFFYGWAATFARDAPYAGLYMLFYEQLKVALPSILFSDITTSSHSEKYYSSWSSAMINSVAAATSAGIATTCTNPFDTVKTRMQLAPKEYPNFLTSVKTIIQHEGIQALFRGLALRICRKACQAGISWCIYEDLVKRFERMNLPGPQL; encoded by the coding sequence ATGGCCGGCAAGTCCAAAAACCACATTTATGCTGGCTTCACAAGCGGCCTGGTGTCAGCGGTCGTTCTTCAACCGTTTGATCTGCTCAAAACCCGGGTCCAGCAATCCAATGGCAAGTCCATGGTCCAAGTGATCAAGTCGCTCAACACACCCTTGGATCTATGGCGAGGCACCCTTCCGTCGGCATTGCGAATGTCGGTGGGCTCGGCCATGTACTTCACCTGTCTCAACACGGTGCGTGAGGCGGTTGCTGGAGGAAGACGCCTGACCGTAGGCGACAGAAGCACATCAAGCTTGCCCAAGCTGACCAACACAGAGAACCTCATCAGTGGAGGACTGGTACGGGGCACAGTGGGACTGCTGGTGATGCCCATCACTGTCATCAAGGTCCGATACGAGTCGTCCACCTACCATTACAAAAGCATAGTTGATGCTGCCACCTCAATTTACAAGCATAATGGAATGCGAGGCTTCTTTTACGGCTGGGCTGCGACCTTCGCGCGAGACGCCCCCTACGCTGGTCTATACATGCTCTTTTACGAACAGCTCAAGGTGGCGCTCCCCAGCATTCTCTTTTCCGACATCACAACCTCTAGCCATTCGGAAAAGTACTACAGCTCATGGTCTTCTGCCATGATCAACTCcgtggcagcagcaacgtCTGCAGGCATTGCCACCACCTGTACTAATCCCTTCGACACTGTGAAAACTCGAATGCAATTGGCCCCCAAAGAGTACCCCAACTTCCTCACCTCCGTTAAGACCATTATACAGCATGAAGGTATTCAGGCGCTGTTTAGAGGCCTGGCGCTGCGAATTTGCAGAAAAGCGTGCCAGGCCGGTATTTCCTGGTGCATTTACGAAGATCTTGTCAAGCGGTTCGAGAGAATGAATCTTCCAGGACCTCAACTTTAG
- a CDS encoding uncharacterized protein (Compare to YALI0E09174g, similar to Saccharomyces cerevisiae RNA15 (YGL044C); ancestral locus Anc_4.66, similar to uniprot|P25299 Saccharomyces cerevisiae YGL044c RNA15 component of pre-mRNA 3 -end processing factor CF I) has protein sequence MTDRVVYVGSIPYDQTEEQMLDIFKSVGPVISLKLMFDKETGRSKGYGFAEYPDADTARSAIRNLNGFQVGSRQLRVDHSHEGQVREFFASQNRFPNPNVSKNGRPGLPAGVPLRQGLEPAQQVSETMNGYTKSQMVAVVTDLMSMSKNSPQLLADLFAQAPQLAYAAVQCLLNLGLVDEQRVLSVVRGNPALIAGGNPPSAPAQSTPDPVAGNAALIQQVMALSEADINALAPEHQRSIRELRDRIQRGEVI, from the coding sequence ATGACCGATCGAGTAGTTTACGTTGGATCTATTCCCTACGATCAGACAGAGGAGCAAATGCTGGACATTTTCAAATCTGTGGGACCGGTCATTTCCCTAAAGCTCATGTTCGATAAAGAAACCGGCCGTTCAAAGGGCTACGGATTCGCAGAATACCCCGATGCAGACACTGCCCGATCGGCTATTAGAAACCTGAATGGATTTCAGGTGGGCTCGAGACAATTGCGAGTGGATCATTCTCATGAGGGACAAGTCCGAGAGTTCTTTGCGTCTCAGAACCGATTTCCCAACCCCAATGTGTCTAAAAACGGACGTCCTGGCCTGCCAGCGGGAGTTCCTCTTCGGCAGGGTCTGGAACCTGCTCAGCAGGTGTCCGAGACTATGAACGGGTACACAAAGAGCCAGATGGTTGCCGTGGTGACAGACCTGATGAGCATGAGCAAAAACTCGCCTCAGCTCCTGGCGGACTTGTTTGCTCAGGCGCCCCAGTTGGCTTACGCTGCTGTCCAATGTCTTTTGAACCTGGGTCTGGTGGACGAACAGCGGGTGTTGAGTGTTGTCAGAGGCAACCCTGCCCTCATTGCTGGCGGCAACCCCccatctgctcctgcccAGTCCACACCCGATCCTGTGGCTGGCAATGCTGCTCTTATTCAGCAGGTGATGGCTCTCAGTGAAGCCGATATCAACGCCCTGGCCCCCGAGCACCAGAGAAGTATCCGAGAGCTCAGAGACCGAATCCAGCGAGGTGAGGTTATTTAG
- a CDS encoding uncharacterized protein (Compare to YALI0E09262g, similar to uniprot|O94021 Candida albicans CA49C10. 07C hypothetical 48.1 kDa protein) — translation MTTTFGHTARHKFWDFDSQNTPLNHGSFGATPKDVEEKRFELIRKIEKNTDKFMRVDLYKMEDETRELVSKWINSEKLNTVFVPNASVGFNTVIRSLPLKEGDVIVHCSTLYGACDKTLQFMENRYGVKSAKVDITYPEDSDKDIVEKFRKVIKENPKTKMVIFDTVSSMPGCLLPFNELTQLCKDLDVLSFIDGAHGIGLVELNLKENEPDFFVSNLHKWGYVPRGAAVLVVAKKHHNKIHTLPVSHTYLDDEFEAASELDKSRRLVDRFTFVGTTDFSTHLSTPAAVKFREQIGGEEAIRNYCFELAKKVGTFAADFFGTEVLENAAGTLTTAMVNIRLPVSEKWLNEASAEDKEHLLQVINTYPLENFDTFVPPVFHNGKLYIRLSCQVYNELSDYKVGVQSVKEALKQVPGVLAE, via the coding sequence atgacgacgacatttGGACATACTGCTCGACATAAGTTCTGGGACTTTGACTCGCAGAATACGCCTCTGAACCACGGATCGTTCGGAGCAACTCCCAAagatgtggaggagaaacGGTTCGAGCTGATCCGAAAGATCGAGAAGAACACAGATAAGTTTATGCGAGTGGATCTCTACAAGATGGAGGACGAAACTCGAGAGTTGGTGTCTAAATGGATCAATTCTGAGAAGCTCAACACGGTATTTGTTCCCAACGCCTCTGTGGGCTTCAATACCGTCATTCGAAGTCTTCCCTTGAAGGAAGGAGATGTGATTGTTCACTGTAGCACTCTCTATGGTGCATGCGACAAGACTCTTCAGTTCATGGAGAACCGATACGGAGTCAAGTCGGCCAAAGTCGACATCACTTACCCCGAAGATAGTGACAAGGATATCGTGGAGAAGTTCCGAAAGGtgatcaaggagaaccccaagaccaagatgGTCATTTTTGACACTGTTTCTTCCATGCCTGGCTGTCTTCTTCCTTTCAATGAGCTTACTCAGCTTTGTAAGGATCTGGATGTCTTGTCTTTCATTGATGGAGCCCATGGTATCGGTCTTGTGGAGCTCAATCTGAAGGAGAACGAGCCTGATTTCTTCGTTTCCAACCTTCACAAGTGGGGATACGTTCCACGAGGTGCTGCTGTGCTTGTAGTTGCAAAGAAGCATCACAACAAGATCCACACTTTGCCCGTTAGTCACACTTATCTTGATGATGAGTTCGAGGCAGCTTCTGAACTGGACAAGAGCCGCCGTCTGGTCGACAGATTCACTTTTGTTGGTACCACTGACTTCTCCACTCACCTCTCtactcctgctgctgtcaagTTTAGAGAACAGATTGGCGGCGAAGAGGCGATCCGAAATTACTGCTTCGAGCTGGCTAAGAAGGTGGGAACTTTTGCTGCCGACTTCTTCGGAACTGAAGTCCTAGAAAACGCCGCTGGAACACTCACAACCGCCATGGTCAACATCAGACTGCCCGTGAGCGAAAAGTGGCTCAATGAGGCATCTGCTGAAGATAAGGAGCATCTGCTCCAAGTGATCAACACCTACCCTCTAGAGAACTTTGACACTTTTGTGCCTCCGGTTTTCCACAACGGCAAGCTGTACATTCGACTTTCTTGTCAGGTCTATAACGAGTTGTCGGACTATAAGGTCGGTGTTCAGTCTGTCAAAGAGGCCCTTAAGCAAGTCCCTGGCGTTCTCGCTGAGTGA
- a CDS encoding uncharacterized protein (Compare to YALI0E09196g, similar to Saccharomyces cerevisiae DST1 (YGL043W); ancestral locus Anc_4.67, similar to uniprot|P07273 Saccharomyces cerevisiae YGL043w DST1 TFIIS (transcription elongation factor)), with amino-acid sequence MGLSVAEIKKLMADLEKASGEAVYDILQVLHKEVEPTEKLLRETKLGIAVNKLRTSSDSRISDLVKKMIKSWKDTVTAQKRDASKKVEGKKETKEESRPVKSSSASSGNATSYTPPSGQRTPAKDGVSTEIYSDKVRNRCIDVTYTALAVGMTAHPNEVLACAKAIENEVYKMENGTGGNYRPKMRSLYINLKDPKNPGLRGNVISGKISAERLCRMSPQEMASDELKKEIEEMEKQNLFAARGATEQRAVTDRFTCGKCKQKKVSYYQMQTRSADEPLTTFCTCENCGTRWKFS; translated from the coding sequence ATGGGACTCAGTGTTGCGGAAATCAAAAAGCTGATGGCTGACCTGGAAAAGGCCAGCGGCGAGGCGGTATACGACATTCTGCAGGTGTTGcacaaggaggtggagcctacggagaagctgctgcgaGAGACCAAGCTGGGTATTGCCGTCAACAAGCTGCGAACCTCCAGCGACAGCCGGATCTCGGACctggtcaagaagatgatCAAGTCGTGGAAGGACACGGTGACGGCCCAGAAGAGAGACGCGTCCAAGAAGGTagagggcaagaaggagaccaaggaggagagcCGACCGGTCAAGTCCAGCTCTGCGTCTTCTGGTAACGCCACTTCGTATACGCCTCCTTCGGGCCAACGAACCCCGGCCAAGGACGGTGTGTCTACAGAAATCTACTCGGACAAGGTGCGAAACCGGTGCATCGATGTAACCTACACTGCGCTGGCTGTCGGCATGACTGCGCACCCCAATGAGGTGCTCGCCTGcgccaaggccattgagaaTGAGGTGTACAAGATGGAGAACGGCACCGGCGGCAACTACCGCCCCAAGATGCGATCTCTGTacatcaacctcaaggacCCAAAGAACCCCGGTCTGCGAGGCAACGTCATTTCGGGCAAAATTTCGGCCGAACGACTGTGCCGAATGTCGCCCCAGGAAATGGCGTccgacgagctcaagaaggagattgaggagatggagaagcAGAACCTGTTTGCTGCTCGAGGAGCCACGGAACAGAGAGCCGTGACGGACCGATTCACATGCGGCAAGTgcaagcagaagaaggtcaGTTACTACCAGATGCAGACGAGATCTGCAGATGAGCCGTTGACCACGTTTTGCACGTGCGAGAACTGTGGTACGAGGTGGAAATTCTCCTAA
- a CDS encoding uncharacterized protein (Compare to YALI0E09240g, similar to Saccharomyces cerevisiae PET112 (YBL080C); ancestral locus Anc_7.403, weakly similar to uniprot|P33893 Saccharomyces cerevisiae YBL080c PET112 required to maintain rho+ mitochondrial DNA) has translation MQGAAPNLHLQPWVSNSITTFPQSPPPPHSGRSSARKKDMLRISRDTKIVARVTHVTKSRTYATSTAPKLVVGLEIHTQLLTKRKLFSSTTVPSLSTTPNTKVSYFDAALPGTQPRLNPQALLLALKAAIALRCDVKELTAFDRKHYFYPDQPAGYQITQHRKPLAINGKLKLNWWDLYSQNEWPALLAKEANTDSADTRDLASRSIDVPILQIQLEQDTGKSTYHGSETLVDLNRTNMPLIEIVTAPVIHTASHAAAFVKKLQTLLKRIGVSTGEFESGAMRVDVNVSIGEDGERCEIKNLPNTSSIEAAIEAEYNRQVELVGKGGTVEKSTMGFDGKKTFILRSKENAVDYRYMPDPELPLIRLSKGTLLKVRDSLPELPDKVFSRLTDDPYYVTTKDALTLIHVAGLSDYYFEVFERVSEETEDAKALKQPVNWVVNELLGRVRKADEARAAESAESGEPDLGAHDYNSIYPPAKLAELILAVHNHQLTLPSARLLFQHFLANPEDLKNMTIEQAITEFELGESGDVVDACRQVINEHESVVKSVKDGSKPGSIKFLIGMVMKATQGRINPAVIERQLKTEMRHM, from the coding sequence ATGCAGGGAGCTGCACCTAATTTACACCTTCAACCTTGGGTGAGCAACTCAATCACAACGTTCCCacaatcaccaccaccaccccacAGCGGTCGATCATCAGCCCGAAAAAAAGACATGCTCCgaatatcacgtgacaccaAAATCGTCGCGCGTGtcactcacgtgactaaaTCCCGTACCTACGCCACCTCGACTGCTCCCAAGCTGGTTGTCGGCCTCGAGATCCACACACAGCTGCTCACCAAACGAAAACTGTTTTCTTCCACCACAGTACCTTCGTTGTCAACCACGCCCAACACAAAAGTCAGCTACTTCGACGCAGCTCTTCCCGGAACACAGCCGCGATTGAATCCCCAGGCTCTGCTTCTGGCGCTCAAGGCGGCCATTGCTCTGAGATGTGatgtcaaggagctcaCTGCCTTCGACCGAAAGCATTACTTCTACCCGGACCAGCCCGCAGGCTACCAGATCACTCAACATCGAAAGCCGCTCGCCATCAACGGAAAGCTGAAGCTCAATTGGTGGGATCTGTACAGTCAGAATGAATGGCCTGCCCTACTCGCTAAGGAGGCCAACACTGACTCAGCAGACACACGCGATCTGGCATCTCGATCTATCGACGTTCCTATTCTTCAGATTCAGCTTGAGCAGGATACTGGAAAGTCCACTTACCACGGATCAGAGACCCTGGTGGATCTCAACCGAACTAACATGCCTCTTATCGAAATTGTCACAGCGCCCGTCATTCATACCGCCTCGCATGCCGCTGCCTTTGTCAAAAAGCTCCAGACCCTGCTAAAACGCATTGGTGTGTCCACTGGAGAATTTGAGTCAGGTGCCATGAGAGTGGATGTCAACGTGTCCAttggagaagacggagaGCGGTGCGAGATCAAAAACCTGCCCAACACCTCTTCCATCGAAGCCGCCATTGAGGCCGAGTACAACCGACAAGTAGAACTGGTAGGCAAGGGAGGAACTGTGGAGAAGTCGACCATGGGTTTCGATGGCAAGAAGACATTCATTCTTCGATCCAAGGAGAACGCTGTCGATTACAGATACATGCCTGACCCCGAACTGCCGCTGATCCGACTCAGTAAGGGTACTTTGTTGAAGGTTAGAGACAGTCTCCCCGAGCTGCCTGACAAGGTCTTCTCTAGACTGACAGATGATCCCTACTACGTGaccaccaaggacgccCTTACGCTGATTCACGTGGCTGGCCTGTCTGACTACTACTTTGAGGTCTTTGAGCGAGTGAGCGAGGAGACTGAGGATgccaaggctctcaagcagCCTGTCAACTGGGTGGTTAACGAGCTTCTTGGACGAGTTCGAAAGGCCGATGAGGCTCGTGCTGCCGAGTCTGCCGAGTCTGGGGAGCCTGATCTCGGTGCTCATGACTACAACTCCATCTACCCTCCTGCAAAACTGGCTGAGCTCATTTTGGCCGTTCACAACCACCAGCTGACGCTTCCCTCGGCCCGCCTTCTGTTCCAGCACTTCCTGGCTAACCCCGAGGATCTCAAGAACATGACTATCGAACAAGCCATCACGGAATTCGAGCTTGGTGAGTCTGGAGATGTGGTGGATGCCTGCAGACAGGTAATCAACGAGCATGAGTCTGTTGTGAAGTCTGTTAAGGACGGCTCCAAGCCGGGTTCCATCAAGTTCCTGATTGGTATGGTCATGAAGGCTACTCAGGGCCGGATCAACCCCGCCGTAATCGAGCGTCAACTGAAAACTGAGATGCGACACATGTAG
- a CDS encoding uncharacterized protein (Compare to YALI0E09218g, no similarity) — MQIKNLALLSMAALAVAAPMNDQAESPEDIHQFKDKIHSKKCPQKECPKSTTIITTHYTTITGTIAIDAKPCAPTPTQKKHCPKCGDPNCGELDCEDSQSQT, encoded by the exons ATGCAGATCAAGAACCTCGCCCTCCTCTCCATGGCCGCTCTTGCCGTCGCCGCCCCCATGAACGACCAGGCTGAATCCCCCGAGGACATCCACCAGTTCAAGGATAAGATCCACTCCAAGAAGTGCCCCCAGAAGGAGTGCCCCAAGTCCACCACTATTATCACCACCCActacaccaccatcaccggTACCATCGCCATCGATGCCAAGCCCTGTGCTCCTACTCCtacccagaagaagcactGCCCCAAGTGCGGTGACCCCAACTGTGGTG AACTCGATTGCGAAGATAGCCAGTCACAGACATAG